A section of the Ciceribacter thiooxidans genome encodes:
- a CDS encoding acyl-CoA thioesterase: protein MTERSIVTFVGVVHPWMCDTMGHMNVRHYAAMFDDASFQLLGHIAGAEAADDTGKGWADVRTEIEYKHETKPGALLTIRSHVVKVGRSSITFEQEMRGSLDGVLHARARTVSARFDLDARAAIALDPAARARAEALLAEDAG from the coding sequence ATGACCGAGCGTTCCATCGTCACTTTCGTCGGCGTCGTGCATCCGTGGATGTGCGACACCATGGGCCATATGAACGTTCGCCACTATGCGGCGATGTTCGACGATGCGAGCTTTCAGCTTCTCGGCCATATCGCCGGGGCGGAAGCGGCCGATGATACGGGCAAGGGCTGGGCGGATGTCCGCACCGAGATCGAGTACAAGCACGAAACCAAACCCGGCGCGCTTCTGACCATCCGCTCGCACGTGGTGAAGGTCGGCCGGTCCTCGATCACCTTCGAGCAGGAGATGCGCGGCAGCCTCGACGGCGTGCTCCACGCTCGTGCCCGTACCGTCAGCGCCCGTTTCGATCTCGACGCCCGCGCCGCGATCGCGCTCGATCCGGCCGCCCGTGCCCGTGCCGAGGCGCTGCTCGCGGAGGATGCCGGCTGA